The proteins below come from a single Mucilaginibacter mali genomic window:
- a CDS encoding collagen-like triple helix repeat-containing protein: protein MKKLKLLVVVLTMCVSAFAQDEKQKILNSLASTVYDTETTIFGEHGNEKRTFAVLRTKTLIVKNQTEIVNPRGEDFAVIIVCDEIIAAKKSKIRSASNIVVIANKGTGIIDIENTGGREGKAATDWNEAAQAITQAAGNGKNGSNGRSAGMKVSIKGVKKWSADAGGNGGNGADGSKGNNGNKGANGENGRDAGSVSFICKAFGETTEVYLNAIGGKGGNGGLGQVGGNGQQGGIGGNGGRGGEGKTGLGNPKDGGNGGRGGNGGDGGNGGDGGNGGDGGNGGLVKLWSLRANATPLLYVVNNLGGQEGEPGLGADGGQAGKGGQPGAGGRGGSGAPFTGVAGRGDGGPPGQAGNVGKHGNIGAPGAKGKRGKILIEETNTYLKVDENEITEIIRGVISSAAI, encoded by the coding sequence ATGAAAAAATTAAAATTATTAGTAGTCGTGCTGACAATGTGTGTATCTGCCTTCGCACAGGATGAAAAACAAAAGATCCTTAATTCGCTGGCATCTACCGTATACGATACGGAAACCACCATTTTTGGCGAACACGGTAACGAGAAACGCACCTTCGCGGTATTGCGTACCAAAACGCTGATCGTAAAAAATCAAACCGAAATTGTTAACCCCCGTGGCGAGGATTTTGCCGTGATCATTGTGTGCGATGAGATCATCGCCGCTAAAAAATCAAAAATACGCTCGGCAAGTAATATAGTGGTTATTGCCAATAAGGGTACCGGCATTATCGATATCGAGAACACCGGCGGCCGGGAAGGCAAAGCGGCAACCGACTGGAACGAAGCCGCGCAGGCCATAACCCAGGCCGCCGGCAATGGCAAAAATGGCAGTAACGGGCGCAGTGCCGGTATGAAAGTTTCAATAAAAGGTGTTAAGAAATGGTCGGCCGATGCTGGCGGTAACGGGGGAAACGGGGCCGATGGCAGCAAAGGCAATAATGGCAATAAAGGCGCGAACGGCGAAAACGGCAGGGATGCAGGCTCGGTAAGCTTTATTTGCAAAGCATTTGGCGAAACTACCGAGGTTTACCTGAACGCCATAGGCGGCAAAGGCGGCAATGGCGGGCTTGGGCAGGTTGGCGGCAACGGGCAGCAGGGCGGTATTGGCGGTAACGGCGGACGGGGTGGAGAAGGCAAAACCGGCCTCGGCAACCCTAAAGACGGCGGTAATGGCGGGCGCGGCGGCAACGGTGGTGATGGCGGTAACGGCGGCGATGGTGGCAATGGCGGCGACGGCGGTAACGGCGGACTGGTGAAGCTATGGTCGTTAAGGGCAAATGCTACCCCACTGTTATACGTGGTAAACAATTTGGGTGGCCAGGAAGGCGAACCCGGCCTGGGCGCAGATGGCGGGCAAGCCGGTAAAGGCGGCCAGCCAGGCGCGGGCGGACGTGGCGGCAGCGGTGCACCTTTTACAGGTGTGGCCGGCCGTGGCGATGGCGGCCCTCCGGGACAGGCAGGCAATGTGGGTAAACATGGCAATATCGGTGCCCCGGGTGCTAAGGGAAAAAGAGGCAAGATATTGATAGAAGAAACCAATACCTATTTAAAAGTAGACGAGAACGAGATCACTGAAATTATCAGGGGCGTAATTTCTTCGGCTGCTATTTAA
- a CDS encoding TetR/AcrR family transcriptional regulator, whose translation MDKDKIDKKDHILDVAERVFSDHGFDGASTRMISGEAGVNMAMLNYYFGSKEGLFLAVIGRKISSFKDLLVTISGDNTMTQWQKVVKYIDLYSEKIVSNNCFQKLIYHEMTMNRRSELADSVREILMQNVNEFRKIIQDGIDNGEFKKDIDTHMVTATIYGTKNYVVNMPLMTSALFGYDIQDDKILEEQFKPRMKSYMTNLLKCYLLN comes from the coding sequence ATGGACAAGGATAAAATAGACAAAAAGGACCATATACTGGACGTAGCCGAGCGGGTATTTTCAGATCACGGGTTCGACGGCGCTTCCACCCGGATGATATCGGGCGAGGCCGGGGTTAATATGGCCATGCTGAATTACTACTTCGGTTCGAAGGAAGGTTTGTTTTTGGCAGTGATTGGCCGCAAGATCAGCAGTTTTAAAGACCTGCTGGTTACCATCAGCGGCGACAACACCATGACCCAGTGGCAAAAAGTGGTAAAGTATATCGATCTGTATAGCGAGAAGATCGTATCGAATAACTGCTTTCAAAAATTGATCTACCATGAAATGACGATGAACCGCCGGTCGGAGCTGGCCGATAGCGTTCGCGAGATCCTGATGCAGAACGTAAACGAGTTTCGCAAGATCATACAGGATGGTATTGATAACGGTGAGTTTAAAAAAGATATAGATACCCACATGGTTACCGCCACCATTTACGGTACCAAAAACTACGTGGTAAATATGCCGCTAATGACATCGGCCCTTTTTGGGTACGATATACAGGACGATAAGATACTGGAAGAACAGTTTAAGCCCAGGATGAAATCGTACATGACAAACTTATTAAAATGTTACCTACTCAATTGA
- a CDS encoding TolC family protein, with the protein MNTLNNHPVKRYLFKIPGKALAATLLFAATVITAATAQERTITIDEAIKLGIENSKTLKMSQSKIDQAVSEYNQAKDKALPTGSASFAYNRAQIPAHTLDLGGGDPIHLPSSANAYLGIASVSETIFAGNRLRYARESTDLLVKVARLDVDKDKEEISYDVINAYYGLYKVLQSKKVVEQNLKTIDAQIKQSQRFFEQGLVTKNDVLRFQLQRANIELNGIDLESNRKIINYNLDILLGLPESTQLNIAQINEADRKMGMLSNYIDTAIANRQELKQSDLRTQAAEVNIKSIMANKAPTLAASVGGYYVDVSGNPIPQSGKFITPITAGLTLSWNFGTLWTNKNKEAEARIQRDQTVIGKDIQLDAIKREVNGNYQNYQTAVNKIKLLQTSIEQAGENNKILENKYQSNIASATDRADAETLLYQAQINLELAKADAGLAYYTLLKSTGKLTK; encoded by the coding sequence ATGAATACACTAAATAATCACCCCGTTAAACGCTACCTGTTTAAAATACCGGGTAAGGCTTTGGCCGCCACCCTGTTGTTTGCAGCTACCGTTATTACAGCCGCTACGGCCCAGGAGCGCACCATTACTATTGATGAGGCGATAAAGCTGGGTATCGAAAACAGCAAAACGCTGAAAATGTCGCAATCGAAGATCGATCAGGCCGTTTCAGAATATAACCAGGCTAAAGATAAAGCCCTGCCCACCGGCAGCGCCAGCTTTGCCTATAACCGCGCGCAGATCCCGGCGCACACGCTTGACCTGGGCGGCGGCGACCCGATCCACCTGCCATCATCGGCCAATGCCTACTTAGGCATCGCGTCGGTAAGCGAAACTATTTTTGCCGGCAACCGCCTGCGCTACGCCCGCGAAAGCACCGACCTGCTGGTTAAAGTTGCCCGTTTGGATGTGGATAAGGATAAAGAAGAGATCAGCTACGATGTGATCAACGCTTACTATGGCCTTTACAAAGTGCTGCAAAGCAAAAAAGTTGTTGAGCAAAACCTGAAAACAATCGACGCGCAGATCAAACAATCGCAGCGCTTTTTTGAGCAGGGTTTAGTAACCAAGAACGATGTGTTGCGTTTCCAACTGCAACGCGCCAATATCGAACTGAACGGCATCGACCTGGAAAGCAACCGCAAGATCATTAACTATAACCTGGATATCCTTTTAGGCTTGCCTGAAAGCACCCAGCTGAACATAGCGCAGATCAACGAAGCAGACAGGAAGATGGGCATGCTATCAAACTACATTGATACCGCAATAGCTAACCGCCAGGAACTGAAACAATCTGACCTGCGCACACAGGCCGCCGAGGTTAATATCAAATCTATCATGGCTAACAAGGCACCTACTTTGGCTGCCAGTGTTGGTGGTTACTATGTTGATGTATCTGGCAACCCAATACCGCAAAGCGGCAAATTTATTACACCGATAACCGCTGGCCTGACCCTGTCGTGGAATTTCGGTACGCTATGGACCAACAAGAACAAGGAGGCCGAGGCCCGCATACAGCGCGACCAGACCGTGATTGGTAAAGACATACAACTGGATGCCATTAAACGCGAAGTGAACGGCAACTACCAGAATTATCAAACCGCTGTTAACAAAATTAAACTGCTGCAAACCAGTATTGAACAGGCAGGCGAGAACAACAAGATACTGGAAAACAAATATCAAAGCAATATCGCATCGGCAACAGACCGCGCGGATGCCGAGACCTTGCTTTACCAGGCGCAAATAAACCTTGAACTGGCTAAGGCCGATGCGGGTTTAGCGTATTATACCCTACTAAAATCAACCGGAAAACTTACAAAATAA
- a CDS encoding isopenicillin N synthase family dioxygenase produces the protein MSTVNIPRLDLDTYVNGDAAQRKQFSDDIGKAFNETGFVTITNHGLSKELIDNLYKQVKTLFALPDDVKSKYEIPGLAGQRGYTGKGKETAKGFKVPDLKEFWQIGQTVTDGDPVKDEYPANVMVEELPEFNQVTLEVYQKLETAGKSILKAIAIYLGLDENYFDKHVHNGNSILRTLHYFGIEDPDSLPADAVRAGAHEDINLITLLIGASADGLELLTRENTWFPVSAHGEDVVVNVGDMLQRLTNGKLKSTTHRVVNPPRELMKNSRFSVPFFLHPKSDMDLTSLPSTIDAEHPKQFSDMTAGEYLDERLREIGLKK, from the coding sequence ATGAGTACAGTAAACATTCCCCGCTTAGACCTGGACACCTATGTTAACGGCGACGCGGCCCAGCGGAAACAGTTTTCGGACGACATTGGCAAGGCTTTTAACGAGACCGGTTTCGTCACCATCACCAACCATGGCTTAAGTAAAGAACTGATAGATAATTTATATAAGCAGGTGAAAACCCTTTTCGCCCTGCCCGACGATGTAAAGTCTAAATACGAGATCCCGGGACTGGCCGGTCAGCGTGGTTATACCGGCAAGGGTAAGGAGACCGCCAAAGGCTTCAAGGTACCCGACCTGAAGGAGTTTTGGCAGATAGGCCAGACCGTTACAGATGGCGACCCTGTGAAAGATGAGTACCCGGCCAACGTGATGGTAGAGGAACTGCCCGAGTTTAACCAGGTAACTTTAGAGGTTTACCAAAAGCTGGAAACGGCCGGTAAATCTATCCTGAAAGCCATCGCTATTTATTTGGGTTTGGACGAAAACTATTTTGACAAGCATGTGCACAACGGCAACTCGATACTGCGCACACTGCACTACTTCGGTATTGAAGATCCAGATTCGCTGCCTGCCGACGCGGTACGTGCCGGCGCCCACGAAGATATTAACCTGATCACCCTGCTGATCGGTGCCAGCGCCGACGGCCTGGAACTGCTTACCCGCGAGAACACCTGGTTCCCGGTGAGTGCCCATGGCGAGGATGTGGTGGTGAACGTTGGCGATATGCTGCAGCGCCTCACCAACGGCAAATTAAAATCGACCACACACCGGGTGGTGAACCCACCGCGCGAATTGATGAAGAACTCGCGCTTCTCGGTGCCGTTCTTCCTGCACCCTAAGTCGGACATGGATCTGACCAGCCTGCCATCAACCATTGATGCCGAGCACCCGAAACAGTTCAGCGATATGACGGCGGGCGAATATTTGGATGAAAGGTTGCGGGAAATAGGGTTGAAGAAGTAA
- a CDS encoding HlyD family secretion protein translates to MAKEQTTPQEPKKKNKVIPIILGVLLVGGMIFGAKEYIYYSKHEDTDDAQIDGDISPVVARVGGYVDSIFFEENQHVTKDQVLVKIDDRDYKVKLEQAIAAKQGAGSGTGVNEAQVLSQTANSASAKAQAVSAGARLEKAEKDYARYANLVKDGSVTQQQFDQAKADRDVAAATYKAAQDQYKASVEQIGATRSQMTVINTGVTQKQVDIDYAKLQLSYTTVKSPAGGITSKKSIQVGQLVQAGQTLFSVVNDNSIFITANFKETQLDKLRNGQKVNIEVDAYPELKVEGTVYNFSPATGAKFSLLPPDNATGNFVKVVQRVPVKIKINAAKDVMEKLRPGMSVNVSVITKD, encoded by the coding sequence ATGGCAAAGGAACAAACAACTCCGCAGGAACCTAAAAAGAAGAACAAAGTGATCCCGATCATTTTGGGCGTGTTACTGGTAGGAGGCATGATATTCGGGGCTAAGGAATATATCTATTATAGCAAACACGAGGATACTGACGATGCGCAGATCGATGGCGATATCAGCCCGGTAGTGGCCCGCGTTGGCGGCTATGTAGATAGCATTTTCTTTGAAGAGAACCAGCACGTAACTAAAGACCAGGTACTGGTTAAAATTGACGACCGCGATTACAAAGTAAAACTGGAGCAGGCCATCGCCGCCAAACAAGGCGCAGGATCGGGCACGGGTGTTAACGAAGCGCAGGTATTATCGCAAACTGCAAATTCGGCCAGCGCTAAAGCGCAGGCGGTATCGGCAGGCGCGCGTTTAGAGAAAGCAGAAAAGGATTACGCACGCTATGCTAACCTGGTGAAAGACGGTAGCGTTACCCAGCAACAATTTGACCAGGCCAAAGCCGACCGCGATGTAGCCGCCGCTACTTACAAAGCCGCGCAGGACCAGTACAAAGCATCGGTTGAACAAATTGGCGCTACCCGCAGCCAAATGACGGTAATTAACACCGGCGTTACCCAAAAGCAGGTAGATATTGATTACGCTAAACTGCAACTGAGCTATACTACGGTAAAATCGCCGGCAGGTGGTATCACTTCTAAAAAGAGCATACAAGTTGGTCAGCTGGTACAGGCAGGACAAACCCTGTTCTCGGTAGTGAACGATAATAGCATCTTCATCACCGCTAACTTTAAAGAAACCCAGCTTGATAAACTGCGTAACGGCCAAAAAGTAAACATAGAGGTTGATGCTTACCCTGAACTGAAGGTAGAAGGTACGGTGTACAACTTCTCGCCAGCTACAGGTGCTAAGTTCTCGTTACTGCCACCAGATAACGCTACAGGTAACTTTGTGAAAGTAGTACAGCGTGTACCTGTAAAAATTAAAATTAACGCTGCTAAAGATGTGATGGAGAAGTTGCGTCCGGGTATGAGCGTTAATGTTTCGGTAATAACTAAAGACTAA
- a CDS encoding tetratricopeptide repeat-containing sensor histidine kinase codes for MTVKSIPLAALAFCLLYCSPLKAQFKKADSLKQVIGQMPNDTVKVNAMKQLIIEYIDKRNDEAIALAAKQLALAKKLHYDKGQAIAWRLMGVAYEASGDMQNGIESALKSLKIFEKMGDEAGVAGSYNNIGVVYLDENQTAQALDYFKKALDIYGKMKHHEENVWRGNMNIGRIYEKQKQDTLALKFYMQSLAVSETLKQNQLTFKSNSLYHVSGIYFYRKQYADTRKWLTQAINIVSNADEAEFPHLSEMYLLLSKLNIAQKQYNAALTAAQKGLSIGKKYNYKALLPDNYLQMAKVYAAIGNYSSAYNYQTLYTQLKDSIVNADNVKAVEKLQYNYKLQKKEDVNVALLKDKKLNQVQILLQKTTIQRQYAMGCLIGVALLSAVILMVFYYRNLQIKKKDNELLIASRQEVLQQNLEITEQHEEIISQNEQLEQINATKDKLFSIISHDLRSPVLTLQDTLTLFNSELLTREEITSISAELLANVTGTSALLDNVLYWAKSQMEGISLNKVAFDIQALISSNLHSFSKQAANKHIKLVNQYDQAILVMADISTIDIVLRNLIANAIKFSRAGDSIIISAVVVDQLLHLSVTDTGIGMSDEVQQKLFKPDEYYTSFGTANEKGTGLGLNLCRYFATLNGGSIGVESTVGKGSTFTFTVPIA; via the coding sequence ATGACTGTAAAATCAATCCCGTTAGCTGCGCTTGCCTTTTGCCTGTTGTATTGCTCTCCCTTAAAAGCGCAGTTTAAAAAAGCCGACAGCTTAAAACAGGTGATTGGCCAAATGCCCAACGATACGGTTAAGGTAAACGCCATGAAGCAGCTGATTATTGAGTACATTGATAAACGGAACGATGAAGCAATTGCCCTTGCTGCAAAACAACTGGCGCTGGCAAAAAAACTACATTACGATAAGGGCCAGGCCATAGCCTGGCGTTTAATGGGCGTGGCGTACGAAGCCAGCGGCGATATGCAAAATGGTATTGAAAGCGCGTTAAAGTCTCTTAAAATATTTGAAAAGATGGGCGATGAGGCTGGCGTTGCCGGCTCGTATAACAATATTGGTGTAGTTTACCTTGATGAAAACCAAACTGCCCAGGCGCTGGATTATTTTAAAAAGGCCCTTGATATTTACGGCAAAATGAAGCACCACGAAGAAAACGTGTGGCGGGGCAATATGAATATAGGGCGCATATACGAAAAGCAAAAACAGGATACGCTGGCCTTAAAGTTTTATATGCAATCGCTGGCGGTTAGCGAAACCCTTAAACAAAACCAGCTTACGTTTAAATCCAACTCGCTTTACCACGTTAGCGGCATTTACTTTTACCGTAAACAATATGCCGATACCCGGAAATGGTTAACGCAGGCTATAAACATCGTATCGAATGCTGATGAAGCAGAGTTCCCGCACCTTTCAGAAATGTACCTGCTGCTTAGCAAACTAAACATCGCCCAAAAACAATACAACGCCGCGTTAACTGCTGCGCAAAAGGGCCTTAGCATTGGCAAAAAGTATAATTATAAAGCCTTACTGCCCGATAACTATTTGCAAATGGCAAAAGTGTATGCTGCAATTGGCAATTACAGCAGCGCATACAATTACCAAACCCTGTACACCCAATTAAAGGACAGTATTGTTAATGCCGATAACGTAAAGGCTGTTGAAAAGCTGCAATACAATTACAAATTGCAGAAAAAAGAAGATGTAAACGTTGCCCTGCTTAAAGATAAAAAGCTGAACCAAGTGCAGATCCTGCTTCAAAAAACCACCATCCAGCGGCAGTATGCCATGGGTTGTTTAATTGGGGTAGCCTTGCTGTCGGCGGTTATTTTAATGGTGTTTTATTATCGCAACCTACAGATAAAAAAGAAAGATAACGAATTGCTTATTGCCAGCCGGCAGGAGGTCTTGCAGCAAAACCTGGAAATTACCGAGCAACACGAGGAAATTATTAGCCAGAACGAACAGCTGGAACAAATAAACGCCACTAAAGACAAGCTGTTCTCGATCATCTCGCACGATCTGCGGTCGCCGGTGCTTACCCTGCAGGATACGCTCACCCTGTTTAACAGCGAACTGCTAACGCGCGAGGAGATCACCTCCATATCGGCAGAATTACTGGCAAACGTAACTGGTACGTCGGCGCTGCTGGATAATGTGTTGTACTGGGCCAAAAGCCAGATGGAGGGCATTAGCCTTAACAAGGTGGCCTTCGATATCCAGGCCCTCATCAGCTCAAACCTGCACAGTTTTAGCAAACAGGCCGCCAACAAGCATATTAAACTGGTAAACCAATACGATCAGGCTATTTTGGTGATGGCCGATATATCAACCATTGATATTGTATTGCGGAATTTAATAGCAAACGCCATAAAATTTAGCCGCGCAGGCGATAGCATCATCATTTCGGCTGTGGTGGTAGATCAGCTATTGCATTTATCGGTAACTGATACCGGCATAGGTATGAGCGATGAAGTACAGCAAAAGCTTTTTAAACCAGACGAGTATTATACCTCGTTTGGTACCGCCAACGAGAAAGGCACCGGCTTAGGCCTTAACCTGTGCCGGTATTTTGCAACCCTTAACGGTGGCAGTATTGGGGTAGAAAGCACAGTTGGTAAAGGCAGTACCTTTACCTTTACCGTTCCAATAGCGTAA
- a CDS encoding DHA2 family efflux MFS transporter permease subunit: MAETGFKKWIITITVIVASLLELIDTTIVNVSLPQIQGNLGATLEDVAWVVTGYAVANVIVLPMSGWLGSRFGRKNYFLASIIIFTIVSFLCGNAHTMGELVTFRIIQGLAGGGLISTAQAILLETWPREQIGTATALFGLGAVVGPTVGPTIGGWITDHYAWPWIFYVNIPVGALAAFCTYTFIKETPKDAKGKPVDWWGILLLAIAVGSLQTVLEKGESEDWFAKTYILVLTIAAVLGFILFIWRELSTDHPIVNFSILRHRSFAVGMFTSFVLGFGLYGSVFVFPVFCQNLLGFSAQQTGELLFPGGLCTIMMMPFIGKMLNKGIPAQFMATAGMFLFFVFTNMLSHSTLATGEKDVLVPLLIRGVGMALLFVPLTTLAMADLKGPELGQGSGLNNMMRQLGGSFGIAILTTVIHNRQGFHRSNLLNNINQYNPLFNDRFNQLLHGFMAKGKSLTDATTMAYKAIEGMVTRQAMLLTYDDAYWISGMVMLFSIPLLYLQPFKKLKAVADSH; encoded by the coding sequence ATGGCTGAAACCGGCTTTAAAAAGTGGATCATCACCATTACGGTGATCGTGGCTTCGTTACTGGAGCTTATCGATACCACTATCGTTAACGTTTCGCTTCCGCAGATACAGGGTAACCTGGGCGCAACCTTAGAGGATGTGGCCTGGGTAGTAACCGGCTACGCGGTAGCAAACGTAATAGTGCTGCCCATGTCGGGCTGGCTGGGCAGCCGTTTCGGGCGGAAGAATTACTTTCTTGCATCCATTATTATATTTACCATCGTATCGTTTTTGTGCGGTAACGCGCATACCATGGGCGAGTTGGTTACCTTCCGTATCATCCAGGGGCTTGCCGGTGGTGGTTTAATATCTACAGCGCAGGCCATCCTGTTGGAGACCTGGCCACGCGAGCAGATCGGTACTGCTACGGCCCTGTTTGGTTTAGGCGCGGTAGTAGGCCCAACTGTGGGGCCTACCATTGGCGGCTGGATAACCGACCACTATGCCTGGCCATGGATATTTTACGTAAACATCCCGGTTGGCGCGCTGGCGGCTTTCTGTACGTACACTTTTATAAAGGAAACGCCCAAGGATGCCAAGGGTAAACCGGTTGACTGGTGGGGGATCCTGCTGCTGGCTATAGCCGTAGGCAGTTTGCAAACCGTGTTGGAAAAAGGCGAAAGCGAAGATTGGTTTGCCAAAACCTATATCCTGGTGCTGACTATCGCAGCCGTATTGGGCTTCATCCTGTTTATCTGGCGCGAGTTAAGTACCGACCACCCGATCGTGAACTTCAGCATCCTCCGGCACCGGAGTTTCGCAGTGGGGATGTTTACATCCTTTGTGCTGGGTTTCGGGTTGTACGGATCGGTGTTTGTGTTCCCGGTATTTTGCCAAAACCTGCTGGGCTTTTCGGCACAGCAAACAGGCGAACTATTGTTCCCCGGCGGTTTGTGTACCATTATGATGATGCCTTTCATCGGTAAAATGTTGAATAAAGGGATCCCGGCGCAGTTTATGGCTACCGCAGGCATGTTTCTGTTCTTTGTGTTTACCAATATGCTGAGCCACAGCACGCTGGCCACCGGCGAAAAGGATGTACTGGTACCGCTGCTGATCCGTGGTGTGGGTATGGCTTTATTATTCGTGCCATTAACCACCCTGGCCATGGCCGATCTGAAAGGCCCTGAACTGGGACAAGGATCTGGCCTGAACAACATGATGCGCCAGTTAGGCGGCTCGTTCGGTATCGCCATCCTGACTACGGTTATCCACAACCGCCAGGGCTTTCACCGCAGCAACCTGTTAAATAACATCAACCAGTACAACCCACTGTTCAACGATCGCTTTAACCAGTTGTTGCACGGCTTTATGGCAAAAGGCAAATCACTAACCGATGCCACTACCATGGCCTACAAAGCCATCGAGGGTATGGTTACCCGCCAGGCCATGCTGTTAACCTACGACGACGCGTACTGGATCTCGGGCATGGTAATGCTGTTCTCGATACCGTTGCTTTATTTGCAGCCATTTAAGAAGTTGAAGGCAGTGGCGGATTCGCATTAA